ttcatgctcagattgtggccaaaagttctctaagaggggacatttaaacaggcacacattaacccacactggcgagaaacctttttcatgctcagtttgtggccagaaattctctcatAGGGTaagtttaaatatgcacacaagaatccacactggtgagaaacctttttcatgctcagtttgtggacaaaagttctctcggaggggacatttaaacatgcacacattaacccacactggcgagaaaccttttttatgctcagtttgtggccaaaagttctctcagaggggacatttaaatatgcacacaagaatccacactggcgagaaacctttttcatgctcagtttgtggccaaaaattcctcAGTCGGGGGcatttaaacacgcacacattaacccacactggcgagaaacctttttcatgctcagtttgtagccaaaaattctctgagaggggaagtttaaaaaagcacacaagaatccacactggcgagaaacctttttcatgctcagtttgtggccaaaggttCTCTCAGATGGGAAGTTTAAATattcacacaagaatccacactggtgagaaacctttttcatgctcagtttgtggccaaaatttctctcagaggggaagtttaaatatgcacacaagaatccacactggtgagaaacccttttcatgctcaatttgtggccaaaagttccctcggagggccatttTAAATTcgcacacattaacccacactggcgagaaacctttttcatgctcagtttgtggccaaaaattctctcagaggggaaatttaaatatgcacacattaacccacactggcgagaaacctttttcatgctcagtttgtggccaaaggttCTCTCAGATGGgaagtttaaatatgcacacaagaatccacactggtgagaaacctttttcatgcgcagtttgtggccaaaagttctaTCACAGAGgaagtttaaatatgcacacaagaatccacactggcgagaaacctttttcatgctcagtttgtggccaaaaattctctcagagggaaaatttaaacacgcacacaagaatccacactggcgagagaCCTTTTTTGTGATCAGTTTGTGGCCTAAAATTAAGTCATAAGCATCACTTAaacaggcacacaagaatctacattggcgagaaacctttttaaaGCTCAGTTCGGCCAAACAGTCTCCCAGGGTAAACTTAATCAGGCACGCAGGAGCCAAAGAGTCTCTGTTAAGAATTCCGAGTGTTTTGGAGAGATGAGCAATGATCCATGAAGTTCTCACCTTCTTTTTGAGCAGACTTTATGAGTTTATGCATCAATGATAGTTCTATTCTACTATGCACCTTTTGATTGAGATGCTGAACTCCTTTAAGTTcaattcattttagttttacctatgaatttgaaaataaagtgaACCGACCTCGGGATGATActagttttgtatttttcatgatACCTgaagtttattttgtttttagttgtgtGTTCATATTTAGGGCAAGTTGCTTGGTTCTTATTAGTGTCGGTTCAGGATTTAGTTTTGTTCAGCTTTTCATGTTcatgcctggaaagcggactttaaaccgatgatgtggataagaaaaatgaaatagtgttggatatcccccatttttcttcaactgtcttttttgttactttACCTTACTAATAACATGTTAAAATGTACTCGAGATGTATTAAGACATTTCATTAAAGAGTGTTTTACCTCACAGTATTAATGTCTCAACCTAATTGTATttgtat
This genomic window from Syngnathus typhle isolate RoL2023-S1 ecotype Sweden linkage group LG6, RoL_Styp_1.0, whole genome shotgun sequence contains:
- the LOC133155260 gene encoding gastrula zinc finger protein XlCGF57.1-like isoform X1 → MSATTTAAKYVKEKDRSHRRLEHLCLQPYVVLRRADISEAIRPKQEEPDRTRIKEEDLGKEVHHFNEQMEQKFLCTIKEEEEPERPCQKEDREDSCDIKKEEEDTCEMPLTGVLVKRLDEAQREVSKGAEPPSCSSSPHMTREGDGDHCGASRAATPSDSDDVLSHVPAAADDDDDSQNKHKQCSHCGICFAHSSSLKQHMRMHTRKKNFSCSDCGQMFSQRRHLNTHTLTHTGEKPFSCSDCGQKFSKRGHLNRHTLTHTGEKPFSCSVCGQKFSHRVSLNMHTRIHTGEKPFSCSVCGQKFSRRGHLNMHTLTHTGEKPFLCSVCGQKFSQRGHLNMHTRIHTGEKPFSCSVCGQKFLSRGHLNTHTLTHTGEKPFSCSVCSQKFSERGSLKKHTRIHTGEKPFSCSVCGQRFSQMGSLNIHTRIHTGEKPFSCSVCGQNFSQRGSLNMHTRIHTGEKPFSCSICGQKFPRRAILNSHTLTHTGEKPFSCSVCGQKFSQRGNLNMHTLTHTGEKPFSCSVCGQRFSQMGSLNMHTRIHTGEKPFSCAVCGQKFYHRGSLNMHTRIHTGEKPFSCSVCGQKFSQRENLNTHTRIHTGERPFL
- the LOC133155260 gene encoding gastrula zinc finger protein XlCGF57.1-like isoform X2, whose product is MEQKFLCTIKEEEEPERPCQKEDREDSCDIKKEEEDTCEMPLTGVLVKRLDEAQREVSKGAEPPSCSSSPHMTREGDGDHCGASRAATPSDSDDVLSHVPAAADDDDDSQNKHKQCSHCGICFAHSSSLKQHMRMHTRKKNFSCSDCGQMFSQRRHLNTHTLTHTGEKPFSCSDCGQKFSKRGHLNRHTLTHTGEKPFSCSVCGQKFSHRVSLNMHTRIHTGEKPFSCSVCGQKFSRRGHLNMHTLTHTGEKPFLCSVCGQKFSQRGHLNMHTRIHTGEKPFSCSVCGQKFLSRGHLNTHTLTHTGEKPFSCSVCSQKFSERGSLKKHTRIHTGEKPFSCSVCGQRFSQMGSLNIHTRIHTGEKPFSCSVCGQNFSQRGSLNMHTRIHTGEKPFSCSICGQKFPRRAILNSHTLTHTGEKPFSCSVCGQKFSQRGNLNMHTLTHTGEKPFSCSVCGQRFSQMGSLNMHTRIHTGEKPFSCAVCGQKFYHRGSLNMHTRIHTGEKPFSCSVCGQKFSQRENLNTHTRIHTGERPFL